AGCTGACGGGAAATACACCAGTCCTGGATATCGCGCATCCAAGAGAAGTACATGTTTTCGTATTGCTGAGGTACAAACTTGATATCACCGTTTTCAACGGCTTCAATGGCGGTTTTGGCCAGTGGCTTAACGGACACATACCACTGATCAGTCAGCAGTGGTTCAATCACCACGCCAGAGCGGTCACCGTAAGGGACTTTCAGGCTGTGTGGCTCAATTTTTTCCAGCAGACCCAGGGTGTCAAATTCAGTAACCACAGCATCGCGGGCTTTGAATCTGTCCATGCCGGCATAACGCTCAGGCAGGCTGGCATCCAGTTCACTGTTCAAGGTGCCATCAGTGTTAACCACTTCAGCCACAGTGCGGATGGCGGCATCCTGAGTCAGAATGTTGAACATTGGCAGCGCGTGGCGCTTACCCACTTCATAGTCGTTAAAGTCGTGGGCTGGGGTGATTTTCACACAGCCGGTACCGAACGCCATATCAACATAATCGTCAGCCACTACTGGAATACGGCGGTTAACGATAGGCAGAATGATCTCTTTACCGATCAGTGACTGGTAGCGCTCATCATCAGGATGAACCGCTACTGCGCTGTCACCCAGCATGGTTTCTGGACGGGTGGTGGCAACAATCAGGTAATCTTTACCGTCAGCAGTCAGGGCGCCGTCAGCCAGTGGATAACGGAAATGCCACATATGGCCCTGTTTTTCTTTGTTTTCCACTTCCAGATCGGAAATTGCGGTGTGCAGCTTTGGATCCCAGTTCACCAAGCGCTTGCCGCGGTAGATCAGGTCATCTTCGTACAGACGAACGAAAACTTCTTGTACCGCTTTGGACAGACCCGCATCCATGGTGAAGCGTTCACGATCCCAATCGACAGATGCACCCAGACGGCGCATCTGACGGGTGATGGTACCGCCGGACTGTTCTTTCCACTCCCACACTTTATCCATAAAGGCATCGCGGCCCAGATCATGCCGGCCTTTGCCTTCTTCGGCTTCCAGTTTGCGCTCAACCAGCATCTGGGTAGCAATACCCGCGTGGTCAGTACCAACCTGCCACAGGGTGTTTTTGCCTTTCATGCGTTGGTAGCGGATCAGGGTATCCATAATGGTATCCTGGAACGCGTGGCCCATGTGCAGACTGCCGGTTACGTTCGGTGGCGGGATCATAATGCAGTAATTGCCGTTACTCTGGTCACCGCTTGGCTTGAAATAGCCTTTCTCTTCCCAAACTTGGTAGAGCGCCTGTTCAATAGACTGGGGATTGTATGTTTTTTCCATGGGAAATTACGTTTCTCAAACTGATTTAAGAGGCTCTGTTGCCAAATCCTGGGTGCTGAGAGGGATCCCAAGCGCCCGGTATTGCTTGTAGCGGTGTCGGGCGATGGCCTTCAGGTCATCATCACTGGCAACGAAATCGATAATGTGGTCAAAGTTTACCGCAAATGACGGGCTTTGGTCTGCAAGATTAATCAGTACTTGACGCAATTTATTCGGGCCAAGATTATCAAACCCAATCTCAACCGGTGCGCCGGTAGACGGGCCCTCGCCTTTGAGGTTATGGGGCACAAAGCTGTCCGCTTCAAACTGCCATAATTGCTCATCAATGGCGTAAGCCTGGGTTTTGTCATTGCAGTGGATATATACCTGAGCACCGTCGGCATAATGCAAGCGGGCCATTTGGCAGGCCGTCAATTGAACCTTTTCTGTAGCGTTTAGCACTGCATCGCGTTGGAGCAGATAGAAAATGGCCTGACTCATCGGCTGTTTTTGACCTTGTTATCCTTTGACATAAGGGCGGGATTTTACACCTTTTGTGGCAAGGTTAACAGAATAAGGCGCGTTCAGCTGCTGAAAGCATCTGAACGCGAGAGCTATGCACACAGAACCGGGTTTGAGGTGACCTGATATTTGATGGATTCATTTACATATTTCCAATTTAATCAATCTATTATTTTTATTATATTATTTGTCAATAGCTAAGGGGTTTTTTAGCCAATAAATTAATGTAAAACTGCAAGCTAGAGTAATTAATGCAGCCGGTAACCCTCCGAGATTAGAGAGTTGTTTAATGCCGGTGATGCCGACAGTACTGATCATAATCCAAGCGACTAAACCGATGAGGGTACCCCAGAGTATTTTTATGGGTAATGCCGTTCTTTCATCTGACTCTGAAGTAAAGTTTTTTGTGCATAAGTCACCAATGGCATCTGTACTGGAGTCAGCAGCGGTAACATAAGAGATAAATGCAATAAAAATTAAGAAAAATGAAGTAATACTACTCATAGGTAATTGCGCCATAATATAATAAAGTAGTTGTTCAATACCTTCATTATTTAAAACGCTATGTAAAGCATCATTAGAGATAACATCAAAATATATTGCCGTTCCGCCAAAGACAGATACCCAGAGTAATATAAATAAGCTTGGGAAAATGAGATTTATCTGAATAAATTCTTTTACCGTATACCCTCTGGCAATTTTACCAAGAAACATAGCTGTAATGGGCGCCCAGGCAAACCATACGGCCCAGTAAAAAACACTCCATGATTGTGGCCATGGGTCATCAGCAGCCTGACCTGTAAATAAGCTTAAGCGGAAAAAATTTTGTAAATATGCTCCTAAGCCTTCAGTACCAATTGATAATATATATATTGTCGGGCCGAATATGAGGACAAATATAAATAATGCAATTAACATCCAGAAGTTTGCTTTAGATAAGCGTGCAATCCCTTTATTTAAGCCACTGGCGGCTGAAAAAATAAAAGTGACTACAAGTATTAAAACAAAAGCGCCTAATGTGATTGCGTTTCTATCGATATTAATAAACTGGCTAACACCCCCTAATAGTGTTAGTGCACCTGTTCCTAATGATGATGCCATTCCAACAACCAAAGAATATAGGGCAAGTGCGTCAATAATATCAGAACATCTTGGTGTTAATACTTTACCAAATACGGGGTGTAGAGAACTGGAAATAGAAAAAGGTAATTTTAGATTATAAAATGTCAGGGCGAAAATCAGCGCCGGGACACAATAAATAGCATAAGGGGTTGGTCCCCAGTGTAAAAACATGGCTGAAAAGGCAAATAATGCCGCATTATCACTATCAGGTTCAATGCCTAAGCTTTCAGGCGGGTTATGTAAATGATAAATAGGTTCTGCTGTAGTCCAAAATAATACGCCAACTGCCAAGGTTGTACAGAGAACAATCATAAACCAGCGTGGTTTAGTGACTTTTGGGGTACTGTTTTTACCGCCAATACGAATATTGCCTAATCGAGAGAAGTAAGTGAAAATAATAAGCGCTAATAGATAAAAACTGCCGAGACTAAACAGCCAAGAAAATAACTCTAATACAGTGTTGTTTAATGATGTCGTTACATGGGTGAATTGTTTAATATCTATGACGCTAAGTAATAAGGCACCGATTAAAATAAAGAAAGTAGGAAAAAATACAAGTGGTCTTATATTTTTAAACATAGACTACTCCAATTGTTTTTATTATATATAATTTCTTTTTATAACTTCGTTAAATTCTTTTTTAAAGACAACTTCGTTATTATGTTTAGTAACCCAATATGCATTTATGTAAAAATTATTATGATCACAAGTCATGATATAATTCGCATTCAGACCTGTTCGCCATCCATCTCTCCCCATTTCCACATGCAGGGTAATATCATTTTTTGCGCTGTATGGATCTTGTGGATGAATTGATAAAAACTGATGAATATCAAACTGAACTTCACTTTGGGATGAGTTAAAAAATTGGCAACCAAAATCATCATATGTTTCGAGTGTTGTTATGCCAGTTTTATGATCTTTTTTTATGATTCTTTCGCTATTTGATGGCGTTCGTTGTTCTCCTGCAAACTGGATTGCGCGGTTGTAAGTGGGGATACGGTTAGTGGGGGTTTGGGTGGAATTTAGTGGGAGTGTAATTGAGCTAAGGGTAGGGTTTAATTTAAGTGTTGCATCATATTCACATGGCCAGGTTAATGGCCAATAGGCAGTAGATACCGCGATTCTAAGTTTATGGCCTTTAGGGATGATATAAGCGATATGATATAGCAGCACTTCAATCTGATATTCATAGTTTGGTTCTAAAACTTCAGGGAATTCGTGGCTATTGCGATGGGCTAAATTGAGTAGTCCGTGAGTGATCCGTGTCACCCCCCCACAAGGATGCACATCACAAATACGGATGATTAAATGGCCATTCGGGGCAGAGCTTGATAAAGCAAAATTAGCTTTTATTTGCCCTGCAATTGGTAATTCATCTTTTAACTTATCCGTTTCGAATACGACTGAACCTGCATCATCATGGCGTTGATCTGCAGACTGTTCCATTTCGAGTCGAATACCAACACACAGCCGACCGCTATCTAGACCGACATCTTGTGGTGAGTGGATTAAAATAGGGGCACTTTCTTTGGGCGTGGTTTGTAGCGATTTATCACTCAAATAATAGGTGAGATATTGTGTATTAGGTGATGGCCAAGTGGGTTCACTAACCCATTTCCCTGGTCGGATATTGTAATCTCGGCATGGCAGGACACTTTCCTGTAAGTAATATTGCAATTCTGGCTCACTATCGATGCCATTATCTATTTTTTTCAACCAACGATCCCACCATCGCACTGATTCTGCAACATAGTCCATTTGTGGATTTGGATAAGCAATATTGGGATATTTATGTGCCCAAGGGCCAATAAGTCCTTTTTTCGGGACAGTTAAATGACTGAGTAGTGTAAAAACGGTATTGCGATAGTTATCAGCCCAGCCGCCGATAGCGTACACGGGAATTTTGATTTTAGAATAGTCTTCGCATACTGAGCCATGCTTCCAATAATCATTACGGGTTTGGTTCGTTATCCATGGTGTGGCTAAAAAAGGCATGTGGTTGAGTCGGTTAAGCCAGATCGATTTCCATGTATCGCCAACCAGTTTAGGATCGGGACTGCGCGCTTGGGCATACGCCCAGAAAAAAGCGGCCCAATCCATATTGTCATTTAATAAACAACCACCTAAAAAGTGAATGTCATCACGAAAGCGATCATCGGTTGAGCATTGGGTAATAATGGCCTTAAGTGCGGGGGGATTCAGTGCTGCTATTTGTAGTGCGTTAAAGCCCCCCCAAGAAATACCAACCATACCGACGTTACCATCGCACCAGGGTTGCTTGGCAAGCCAATGAATTACGTCGTAGCCATCTTGTAACTCTTGGGCAGAATACTCATCTTCAAACAACCCCTCTGATTCACCACAGCCCCGTAAATCAACACGAATACACGCATAACCATGGGCAGCGGTTTCCGGCATCGTAATTTCATCACGGATGACGGTGCCGTCATTTTTGCGGTATGGTAAAAACTCTAAAATTGCAGGAACGGGATTCGTGTCGGCATCGCGGGGCATCCAGGCGCGAAATGCCAAACGGGTACCATCAGGGAGAGAAAGCCAAGCGTGGTGAATTTCTTTAACCGAATCCATTCGACAACCTTAACTATTATTTAAATTTTCAATTACAAACCTAACATCTAATGTGATATGAAAGTTTGACCTTGGTCATTAAAATAACCTATTTCATGACGTTGATGCCTTTGAAGGAATGGTTGATAGTCTTGCGCCGATGAGATTGTTTTGACCATTGGCGGCTCATATAGATAACACTTCGAAGACAATAAAAAAGCGAAGCCTAAGCTTCGCTTTTTTGGGTCTCCAAAGATGGTTACTCGTCGTTACCCGCACCGGCACGGTTAATCACGAACTGGGTCAGCAGGGGCACAGGACGGCCGGTTGATCCTTTATTTGCACCACTGTTCCACGCGGTACCCGCCACGTCCAAGTGAGCCCAGTTGTACTTCTTGGCAAAACGGGACAGGAAACAAGCTGCGGTAATGGCGCCTGCTGGACGACCGCCCAAGTTAGTCATATCGGCAAATGGGCTTTCCAGCATATCTTGGTACTCATCCCACAGTGGCATACGCCATGCGCGGTCACCAGACTGCTCACCGGCGTTAAGCAGTTCATGAGCCAGAGGATTATGGCCAGAGAACAGACCTGAAGCGTGTTTACCCAACGCGATCACACAGGCACCGGTTAAGGTGGCGGTATCGACAACCAGCTCAGGATCAAAGCGCTCGACATAGGTCAGCACATCACACAAAACCAGGCGGCCTTCAGCATCCGTGTTTAACACTTCAACAGTCTGACCAGACATAGTGGTGAGAATATCGCCCGGACGGTATGAATTGCCCGATGGCATATTTTCACAACCGGCGAGCACCCCAACCACATTAATAGGCAGATTCATTTCACAGATGGCACGCATGGTACCCAGAACGCCGGCAGCGCCGCCCATGTCATATTTCATCTCATCCATGGCTTCTCCGGGTTTTAGGGAGATACCGCCGGAATCGAAAGTCAGCCCTTTACCGACCAGTACAATCGGCTTTTCAGTGGTATTGACCGAGCCCTGATAATTCAGCACTGTCATAATGGATTCATTTGCACTGCCACGGCCAACAGCCAGATAGGCATTCATGCCCAGCTCAGCCATTTGTTCTTCACCGACAGTGGTGACTGTCAGTTTGTCAAATTGCTCGCCCATTTGGCGCGCCTGGGAAGCCAAGTAAGCAGGATTGCAGATGTTAGGTGGCATATTGGCCACATCACGACAAAGTTGCACACCCGCAGAAACGGCATTGCCATGCTCGATGGCACGCTCACCAACAGTTAATTCACGGCGAGTTGGGACATTGAAGACCAGTTTGCGCAGTGGGCGGCGGTATTCACCTTTGCGGCTTTTCAGTGCATCAAAGCTGTAGAGGCTGGCATTGGTGGTTTCGACGGCCTGGCGGACTTTCCAATAGGTGTCGCGGCTTTTGACGTGTAATTCGGTTAAGAAGCAGACGGCTTCCATGGAACCGGTTTCATTGAGGGTGTTGATAGTTTTGGCGATGATTTGCTTATATTGACGTTCATCCAGTTCGCGTTCTTTGCCACAACCTACCAGCAGTACGCGTTCGCTGAGAACATTGGGAACATGGTGCAGCAGTAGCATCTGACCGGGTTTCCCCTCTAAATCGCCCCGTCGCAGTAGATTGCTGATATACCCTTCGCTGATCTTATCCAGCTGCTCTGCAATTCCGGATAACCGCCGCGGTTCGTATACACCCACCACGATACAGGCTGAGCGTTGTTTCTCGGGGCTACCGCTCTTTACGCTAAACTCCATGAGCACTCCTAGATTCTTAAAGACAAATTTTTTTATTTATTGGATAATACCGCTTTGTGTCCAAATCTGGCACAGGGCAAGAGATATGCTGAGTTGTTTGCCTGAAAAACAGGCAGTGTGTGCAACGCGGCGGTATCCCATGGCAATGCGGGTTATCCATACCACTGTTCCCGACGGCAAGGGAGTCTTTGTCGGGCGGTGCCGACCCTGGTACTCCCAATGACTGCACTCCGAGATGCCATATGAATTGACAGACTTTATTTGCCCGTCAGCATGGGAGTTGGTCAGAAAACTATCAAAAGTAAACAGTTTACATGAAAGTCTGTCTGATACCAGCAAAAAGATAAGTTTAGATACCGGATTCAGCCTGTGATTGTATTTAGATATCTGATTCGAGAAGTTTTAAAGGCGCAAATCGCGGTACTTTTGGTACTGTTAACCATTTTTCTTAGCCAGCATTTTGTGCGAGTGTTGGCTGATGCCTCCGACGGTGACTTTCCCGGGTCACTGGTGTTGACCCTGTTGGGTCTAAATTTACCCAGTCTGACTGTACTGGTATTACCCCTCAGTCTTTTCCTTGGCATTCTGGTGGCCCATGGCCGCATGTACGCTGAAAATGAAATGGTGATTTTCCACGGTGTGGGGATCAGCGAATGGTATGTCACCCGAGTCACTTTGGTGCTGGCGGTGGTCAATATGATCATCACGGCTTGTCTTTCGCTCTATGTTGCGCCTTGGGCTGAAGAAACGCAAAACCAGGTACTGGAGCAGGCACAATCTGAAGCCGGTTTGGCCGCGTTGGTGCAGGGGCGTTTTCAGACCAGTCCTAATGGCCGCGCCGTATTGTTTGTGGAAAAAATCGGCAAAGATAACAGTTTGAGCAATGTGTTTGTTGCCCAAATGCCGGATCCCCATGATGAATCTGATGCGACTAATTTGGTGGTTGCCCGGAGCGGCAAAGTGGTGGAAGAAAGCTCAGGTAGTCAGCATCTGGTACTGAATGATGGTACTCGTTATCAGGTCACACCGATGAAACGTGATTATCAGGAGATCAATTTCGGCGGCTATGGCATGCAGATTAAAGAGCAGGAAGTGGATCAGCGCCGGCGGAAAATGTCAGCCCTGCCCATTGGCAAACTGATGCAGCTTGATACCCCGGAGGCTACGGCTGAATTTAACTGGCGTTTAGCGATTCCTTTGGCCATTCCATTAATGACCTTAATTGCAGTGCCATTGGCGCGGGTGAATGTTCGTCAAGGTAAGTTTGCCAAACTGCTACCGGCTATCTTGTTGTATCTAGGCTATTTCGGCTTGATGGTGGCGGGGCGCAAGGCGCTGGAGGATCAGGTGATACCCAGTTACTTCGGCATGTGGTGGATCCATATTATCGCCCTGATAATAGGTTTAATGCTGCTGGGTAAAGAGCGACCTATGGGGCTGAAGATATTTAGCTTCTTCAAACGTAAGAGGGCTGCACAGTGAAGATCCTTGACTGGTATATTGCTCGGGTGCTGTTGAGTACCTCTGCGCTGTGTCTGCTGGTGCTTACCGGGCTTTCTGGCATTATCAAGTGGGTGGATCAGCTGCGTCATGTGGGACGTGGTGCATACACCATGATGGATGCTGGCATTTATGTGCTATTTTTGATCCCCCGTGATGTGGAGATGTTTTTCCCCATGGCGGTATTGCTTGGGGCCTTGATCGGTATGGGGATGCTGGCATCCAATTCTGAATTGGTGGTGATGCAGGCCTCCGGTCTGTCCCGGCTGCAGATCACCATGTCAGCGATGAAAACTGCTGTACCTCTGATGCTGATGGTTATGGCATTAGGCGAGTGGGGTGCTCCAGTTGCTGAGCAAAAAGCCAATGATATGAAAGCAACCCTGATCTCTGGTGGTAGCATGATCCAGTCACACCGGGGCATTTGGGCTAAAGACGGTGATTTATTTGTCAATATTGGCGAAGTGGTGGACACCAATGTGCTGGCCAATGTTACCCAGTATAAGTTTGATGGTACCCGAGATTTAACCAATGTGATCCATGCGGATAAAGCGGTGTTTCAGCGGGGCTATTGGTTGATGACGGATGTGACCCGAACGGATTTGACCGCTGAGCGGGTGACACGCCATCATCTCAAACAGCTCGATTGGTACTCGACGTTGACGCCGGACAAGCTCAGTATTGTGTCGGTAAAACCCGAGGCATTGTCTATCGAAGGCTTGGTGGATTATCTCGAATACCTGAAAATTAATCATCAGGATCCCAGTCGTTATGAGTTGGCGCTGTGGCGTAAAATTATGCAGCCGGTCACCGTGGCCGTGATGATGTTAGTGGCCTTATCATTTGTATTTGGTCCGCTGCGCAGTGTGACCATGGGGGCGCGGGTGTTGTTAGGCGTTGTTGCTGGCTTTAGTTTCTATATTTCTAACCAAATCTTTGGCCCCATGAGTATGGTGTTTTCCTTGCCGCCAGCGGTAGGGGCTATCGCTCCGAGTTTACTGTTTACCGGTGTCGCACTGTATTTCATTCGTCGTTGACCAGACCACATTGGCCATACCAGCCATTTTGAGCTGAATAAAGCGCCCACTCGGGCGCTTTATTGCTGGTGAATTTGGGTTATCCATCACTTACTGACTCGATGAAAACTTGTTCCTACTTTTACGTCCTCAACCAGAAGTGCACTTAATCAGAACATAATTCAATGTGAGTTAGCTGATGCTGCAGTCACTTCCTTTAAGGTCACTTTTCTTAAGGTCACTTCCTTTAAAGTTACAGTCCCTTGGAAATATTATGTTAAAACGAATACTGTCATTATTACCTTTGGCCATATTGGCCGGGTTATTATATTTTCCAGCATCGCTGTGTCTGGCGCAGCAAGATGACCCTTGTCGTGGTGAGGCACTAAAGCAGGCGAGAGCCACAGCCAAGACAGCTTATGATCATCATGATATTGCCGGGGCTATTACGCGACTCAATGGCGCATTAAAAAAATGCACTTTGCAGGGTATGCATCAGCAGTCAGACGCCGGTTTACAACAAGGATTGTGGTTAATTAGCGATTTGATGTTTTACCAGCATAAAGCCGGAGATCAACTTGGCTGTTTAACCTTGGGGGATGAGGTATTTAATACTTGGTTGATCAGTGAACCCGATCGCTATGGCGCCAAAGTAACCCGGGCGTTAGAGGCGAATATTCGTCAGTGCCAAGACAAGTTAGCGCAGGAGTATCCAGCTCCAACCCAGTGTCCGGTTAAAGGCTATGAGGCGATGTGGGCGATTCCCGAGCGGTGGAAAAAACAAGATGACTTGCTGTATGAAGTAGCTTGTATCGGTTTTGTCGCTAATACCCCTCAACTGTTTAGTGATATGCGTGATGGGCCTAAATTTCAAAGCGAAGGAATGAAGGGTATTGCTCGTTTTAATCTGCTCTATAGTGAGCAACTCCAAGGTGAAATGACTGAGGCGGTACAAACAAAGTTTGCTGCAGGGGAAAAGGTGTTGCGCCCCGACTATCGGATTGACCCTTTATATGTTCAGCAACAGGGTCAGCTATGGGGCGGTGAGTGGTGTTATCGGCCGCAACAGGTTGGCTTTGGGGCGAAGGCGGGAGATATATTTATCAATCTTGATGCCTTTGGTTGCCCAAGTGGTAGCGCATCACTGACTTATCGTTTGCTGTTGTCACTGCATTATCCGTTTAACCTCACGCTTCAGCGGGGAGATATCTTTGCGCGGCATTAAAGCTAGCTGGGTTAGTTAGGTTAAAAAAACCGCGTCAGTCAGGATGTCGACGCGGTCTTCAGTGAGCTCAAGCTAGTTTAAGTAGTGTCAGTTAGCTTAAATCGAGTGAGATTTGGCCGCTTGGGTTTAATCTGCTCGGTCTTTTTCTTTCTGCCAAAAACGGCCCAAGAAGTTAGAGAAGATGGGGCGATGTACCATTTCAATTACACCGCCATTACGGAGCCGTTCTAGTGCGGCTTTAGCCTCAGTATTGCCATTATCAATGGCTTTTTGGTACCAGTACTCGGCTAGTTTCTCATCCACCTCGGTACCGCATCCTTGCTGATATATTTGTGCTAGTTCAAATTGGGCATCTGCCCAGTCTTGGTCAGCGGCTGCCTGATATAACGTCAAGGCCCGTTGCAGATCCTGCGCGACGCCTAAGCCGTTTTTAAAGATACCGGCTAATTTATACTGAGCTGCGATATAGCCTTGCGTGGCCGATTCTTCGAACCAATGTCTGGCGATGACATAATCTTCTGCAACAAAATCACCATTGCAGTACATGATGGCTAAGTTATATTGCGCAATCATATCACCCTGCTCAGCAGCCAGCTGGTATAGCTCAAATGCTTTACCTTTGTGTACCATCACGCCCCAGCCATGATCACACATATAACCGGCATTAAGCTGACTGATGGCATGACCTTGCTCTGCAGCCTTTGAAAACCAATTGAAGGCTGCGGTTAAGTTTTTTTTGACACCATTGCCATCTCGGTAAGCGATACCCAACTCAGCTTGAGCCTCTGGATGTCCATTTTCGGCTGCTGTTAGATACCATTGATTTGCCATATATTCTTGCCGGCATGCCCTACCATATCGATACTGTATATCCGCCAGTTTTTGGGTGTATTCTGCTTTTTTATTGGGTTGGCGAAGATAACAGAGATAAGCCTGATATTGATTGTGTTCCTGTTGGAAATAATCACCTATGGCTGCCAGCGGCTGATTGCTGTCTGGGATCATGTCATATTGCTGTAGAGCGTTTATCCACTCCTGTGGCATATTAGGATAGCGACGTAGCAGTTGTATCCACTGACTCTGATCCAGTGCTTCAATCCGCTCCTGAGTCGGCATTAACAGGATGCGCTTTTCTAGTACATCAATAATCTCCGGGTTTGTATTCAGGTACTCTAAAATATATTTTAACTGGGCACTGGCCAGAGTACACCAACGCTGCCAATCGGGATGCCTTAGCTTTTCATCAATATTTTGTTGCTCTAGAATGCTGAGAATGTGGCGGATTTGCGATACTGTGCCCAGTTGTTCGATAAGATTATGGCTGAACATTAATTCAGGCAGACTGGCAGGAGAAAGCAATTTTGCATCTATTTGGTTCAGGGTTATTAGCGGATTACCCAGTAGCTCCAGATAAAGTAGCTGTAATTGAGTATCATCTGCTGCAGGTTTCAGTTGTCGCTGCAGACGCCAGTATGCCGCACGTTTTCGTTGCCAGTGCTGAACCACTAATGCCATTGCCAGTGCCAGAAGTGGATCTTGTTTA
This region of Shewanella sp. NFH-SH190041 genomic DNA includes:
- a CDS encoding DNA polymerase III subunit chi → MSQAIFYLLQRDAVLNATEKVQLTACQMARLHYADGAQVYIHCNDKTQAYAIDEQLWQFEADSFVPHNLKGEGPSTGAPVEIGFDNLGPNKLRQVLINLADQSPSFAVNFDHIIDFVASDDDLKAIARHRYKQYRALGIPLSTQDLATEPLKSV
- a CDS encoding BCCT family transporter; its protein translation is MFKNIRPLVFFPTFFILIGALLLSVIDIKQFTHVTTSLNNTVLELFSWLFSLGSFYLLALIIFTYFSRLGNIRIGGKNSTPKVTKPRWFMIVLCTTLAVGVLFWTTAEPIYHLHNPPESLGIEPDSDNAALFAFSAMFLHWGPTPYAIYCVPALIFALTFYNLKLPFSISSSLHPVFGKVLTPRCSDIIDALALYSLVVGMASSLGTGALTLLGGVSQFINIDRNAITLGAFVLILVVTFIFSAASGLNKGIARLSKANFWMLIALFIFVLIFGPTIYILSIGTEGLGAYLQNFFRLSLFTGQAADDPWPQSWSVFYWAVWFAWAPITAMFLGKIARGYTVKEFIQINLIFPSLFILLWVSVFGGTAIYFDVISNDALHSVLNNEGIEQLLYYIMAQLPMSSITSFFLIFIAFISYVTAADSSTDAIGDLCTKNFTSESDERTALPIKILWGTLIGLVAWIMISTVGITGIKQLSNLGGLPAALITLACSFTLIYWLKNPLAIDK
- a CDS encoding CocE/NonD family hydrolase, producing the protein MDSVKEIHHAWLSLPDGTRLAFRAWMPRDADTNPVPAILEFLPYRKNDGTVIRDEITMPETAAHGYACIRVDLRGCGESEGLFEDEYSAQELQDGYDVIHWLAKQPWCDGNVGMVGISWGGFNALQIAALNPPALKAIITQCSTDDRFRDDIHFLGGCLLNDNMDWAAFFWAYAQARSPDPKLVGDTWKSIWLNRLNHMPFLATPWITNQTRNDYWKHGSVCEDYSKIKIPVYAIGGWADNYRNTVFTLLSHLTVPKKGLIGPWAHKYPNIAYPNPQMDYVAESVRWWDRWLKKIDNGIDSEPELQYYLQESVLPCRDYNIRPGKWVSEPTWPSPNTQYLTYYLSDKSLQTTPKESAPILIHSPQDVGLDSGRLCVGIRLEMEQSADQRHDDAGSVVFETDKLKDELPIAGQIKANFALSSSAPNGHLIIRICDVHPCGGVTRITHGLLNLAHRNSHEFPEVLEPNYEYQIEVLLYHIAYIIPKGHKLRIAVSTAYWPLTWPCEYDATLKLNPTLSSITLPLNSTQTPTNRIPTYNRAIQFAGEQRTPSNSERIIKKDHKTGITTLETYDDFGCQFFNSSQSEVQFDIHQFLSIHPQDPYSAKNDITLHVEMGRDGWRTGLNANYIMTCDHNNFYINAYWVTKHNNEVVFKKEFNEVIKRNYI
- the pepA gene encoding leucyl aminopeptidase gives rise to the protein MEFSVKSGSPEKQRSACIVVGVYEPRRLSGIAEQLDKISEGYISNLLRRGDLEGKPGQMLLLHHVPNVLSERVLLVGCGKERELDERQYKQIIAKTINTLNETGSMEAVCFLTELHVKSRDTYWKVRQAVETTNASLYSFDALKSRKGEYRRPLRKLVFNVPTRRELTVGERAIEHGNAVSAGVQLCRDVANMPPNICNPAYLASQARQMGEQFDKLTVTTVGEEQMAELGMNAYLAVGRGSANESIMTVLNYQGSVNTTEKPIVLVGKGLTFDSGGISLKPGEAMDEMKYDMGGAAGVLGTMRAICEMNLPINVVGVLAGCENMPSGNSYRPGDILTTMSGQTVEVLNTDAEGRLVLCDVLTYVERFDPELVVDTATLTGACVIALGKHASGLFSGHNPLAHELLNAGEQSGDRAWRMPLWDEYQDMLESPFADMTNLGGRPAGAITAACFLSRFAKKYNWAHLDVAGTAWNSGANKGSTGRPVPLLTQFVINRAGAGNDE
- the lptF gene encoding LPS export ABC transporter permease LptF: MIVFRYLIREVLKAQIAVLLVLLTIFLSQHFVRVLADASDGDFPGSLVLTLLGLNLPSLTVLVLPLSLFLGILVAHGRMYAENEMVIFHGVGISEWYVTRVTLVLAVVNMIITACLSLYVAPWAEETQNQVLEQAQSEAGLAALVQGRFQTSPNGRAVLFVEKIGKDNSLSNVFVAQMPDPHDESDATNLVVARSGKVVEESSGSQHLVLNDGTRYQVTPMKRDYQEINFGGYGMQIKEQEVDQRRRKMSALPIGKLMQLDTPEATAEFNWRLAIPLAIPLMTLIAVPLARVNVRQGKFAKLLPAILLYLGYFGLMVAGRKALEDQVIPSYFGMWWIHIIALIIGLMLLGKERPMGLKIFSFFKRKRAAQ
- the lptG gene encoding LPS export ABC transporter permease LptG codes for the protein MKILDWYIARVLLSTSALCLLVLTGLSGIIKWVDQLRHVGRGAYTMMDAGIYVLFLIPRDVEMFFPMAVLLGALIGMGMLASNSELVVMQASGLSRLQITMSAMKTAVPLMLMVMALGEWGAPVAEQKANDMKATLISGGSMIQSHRGIWAKDGDLFVNIGEVVDTNVLANVTQYKFDGTRDLTNVIHADKAVFQRGYWLMTDVTRTDLTAERVTRHHLKQLDWYSTLTPDKLSIVSVKPEALSIEGLVDYLEYLKINHQDPSRYELALWRKIMQPVTVAVMMLVALSFVFGPLRSVTMGARVLLGVVAGFSFYISNQIFGPMSMVFSLPPAVGAIAPSLLFTGVALYFIRR